Within Methanocellales archaeon, the genomic segment TAGCATTGGAATAATTCCGTTGACAGCAATATCCCTGATAGCGGGGGTGGTATCAGGAATCGTGCTGACCGGATTGATCATATTACTAGCCTTTGCTGGATACAACAAGGGGATAGATCCCGATAATATAACTGGACCGATAGCGACAACTGCTGGAGATGTACTCGCAATGCTTGCACTTTTTATGGCCGCAGAAATCGTTTTAGGGGCGATATAATTGCAAAATGAATATAATGTAAGAAGGATCATGAAGACGGCGCTTCCAATACTCACCTTTGCCTCTCTCCTCGGAATCGCATCTGGATTGGTCCTTGACACGTATGAGGACTTTTTGTTCATATCTCCTGGAATACTCATGCTAGTACCAGTCATGATAGGCATGGGTGGAAACTTAGGCTCTATTCTTGGCGCCAGAATCACGTCTGCCCTTCATCTCGGTATCGTCGAACTTAGACTCACAGATCATTTATTAAGGAGCAACGTTCTCGCCACTCTCATTGTGGGTGGGATCTCGTTTTTTGCGGTCGGAGTCTTCGGACAATTATTCTGCATTTTGTTTGATTTCAAGAGCCCTGGTCTTGTCAAAATGATTTTAATAGCCTCTATCTCTGGTTTTCTTCTCACCTTGATAATTGCCTTCACCACAATTCTGTTAGCTTTTATGTCCTATAGTTATGGTTTGGATCCAGATGACACTACGATACCCATGGTCACAAGTATCTGCGATGTGTTTGGCATTTTAGCGCTTTTTGGTGTGATGATGGTGGTGTTATAAGAAAAAGCATTTATCCCTTGTAGCAAATTAGTTGATTGTTATGACCGAGGAAATCGAATATCACCCGATGAATGTAAAGGACGTCCTCAAGGAGATGAAGGACACCTCTGAACTGATGGTCGACCTAGCATACTCGGCAGTGCTCTATGATGATGAGGATATTGCTGAGGAAGTGCTGCGTCTGGAGGAGAAGATGGATGTTTTGGGCTACCATGCTAGAATAGCTGCGATGTTAGGGGCTAGA encodes:
- a CDS encoding magnesium transporter, which codes for MQNEYNVRRIMKTALPILTFASLLGIASGLVLDTYEDFLFISPGILMLVPVMIGMGGNLGSILGARITSALHLGIVELRLTDHLLRSNVLATLIVGGISFFAVGVFGQLFCILFDFKSPGLVKMILIASISGFLLTLIIAFTTILLAFMSYSYGLDPDDTTIPMVTSICDVFGILALFGVMMVVL